A portion of the Mesobacillus boroniphilus genome contains these proteins:
- a CDS encoding F0F1 ATP synthase subunit gamma, with translation MASLRDIKNRITSTKKTSQITKAMEMVSAAKWNRGVMNAKAFVPYMEKIQEVTASIAMGSKDSNHPMLNSRPVKKTGYLVITSDRGLAGAYNSNVLRQLYQTIQQRHKSNDEFAIIAIGRVGRDFFKSRGMNVVLDIVGIADQPSFAEIQDIASNTVGMFSDGSFDELYIYYSHYVSAIAQEVTEKKLLPLTDIGGASTKLTSYEFEPNAEEILEVLLPQYAESLIYGALLDSKASEHAARMTAMRNATDNAKELINSLSLSYNRARQAAITQEITEIVGGAAALE, from the coding sequence ATGGCATCTTTACGCGATATAAAAAACCGTATTACTTCGACTAAAAAGACGAGCCAGATTACGAAGGCAATGGAAATGGTATCCGCAGCTAAATGGAACCGTGGAGTAATGAACGCGAAAGCATTCGTTCCTTACATGGAAAAAATCCAGGAAGTGACTGCCTCCATCGCAATGGGCAGCAAGGATTCCAACCACCCAATGCTGAACAGCCGTCCAGTCAAGAAGACGGGTTATCTAGTGATTACATCTGACCGCGGACTAGCGGGGGCTTATAACAGTAACGTCCTTCGCCAGCTGTATCAGACAATCCAGCAACGCCATAAATCAAATGATGAGTTTGCGATCATCGCGATCGGGCGTGTCGGCCGTGACTTTTTCAAAAGTCGTGGCATGAACGTTGTCCTAGACATCGTCGGCATTGCAGACCAGCCGTCCTTCGCAGAAATCCAGGATATCGCCAGCAACACTGTTGGCATGTTCTCAGATGGATCATTTGATGAATTATATATTTACTACAGTCATTACGTCAGCGCGATTGCTCAAGAAGTAACCGAGAAGAAGCTGCTTCCGTTAACGGATATTGGCGGAGCTTCAACAAAGCTTACCTCTTACGAATTCGAGCCGAACGCTGAGGAGATCCTGGAAGTTCTCTTGCCGCAATACGCAGAAAGCTTGATTTACGGAGCACTGCTTGATAGTAAAGCAAGTGAACACGCTGCTCGTATGACAGCCATGAGAAACGCTACGGACAATGCGAAAGAGCTGATCAATTCCCTCAGCTTGAGCTACAACCGCGCGCGTCAGGCTGCTATTACCCAGGAAATCACCGAAATCGTCGGTGGAGCTGCAGCGCTCGAATAG
- the atpA gene encoding F0F1 ATP synthase subunit alpha: MSIKAEEISALIKSQIENYQSEIQVSDVGTVISVGDGIARAHGLDNVMAGELVEFSNGVMGMAQNLEENNVGIIILGPFTDIREGDEVRRTGRIMEVPVGEQLIGRVVNPLGQPVDGMGPINTTKTRPIEYAAPGVMDRKSVHEPLQTGIKAIDALVPIGRGQRELIIGDRQTGKTSVAIDTILNQKGQDMICIYVAIGQKESTVRNAVETLRKHGALDYSIVVTASASQPAPLLYLAPYAGVTMGEEFMYNGKHVLVVYDDLSKQAAAYRELSLLLRRPPGREAYPGDVFYLHSRLLERAAKLSDAKGSGSITALPFIETQAGDVSAYIPTNVISITDGQIFLQSDLFFSGVRPAINAGLSVSRVGGSAQIKAMKKVSGTLRLDLASYRELEAFAQFGSDLDKATQAKLNRGARTVEVLKQDLNKPLAVEKQVAILYALTRGFLDDIPLQDIRRFEGEFLSWLDHNHTEVLDHIRSTKELPSDDDMAAAINAFKKTFAVSE, encoded by the coding sequence ATGAGCATCAAAGCTGAAGAAATCAGTGCGCTGATAAAATCGCAAATCGAAAATTATCAGTCGGAAATTCAAGTGAGTGATGTGGGTACAGTTATCAGTGTTGGTGACGGTATCGCCCGTGCTCATGGCCTCGACAATGTCATGGCTGGAGAACTTGTTGAATTTTCAAACGGCGTTATGGGTATGGCACAGAACCTGGAAGAAAATAACGTCGGTATTATCATCCTTGGACCTTTCACGGACATCCGCGAAGGCGACGAGGTACGCCGTACGGGCCGCATCATGGAGGTTCCTGTTGGGGAACAGCTTATCGGCCGCGTAGTAAACCCTCTTGGACAGCCAGTTGATGGCATGGGTCCAATCAACACAACTAAGACTCGTCCAATCGAGTACGCTGCACCGGGAGTTATGGACCGTAAATCTGTTCATGAGCCATTGCAGACTGGTATCAAGGCGATCGACGCTCTTGTGCCAATCGGCCGCGGACAGCGTGAATTGATCATCGGTGACCGCCAGACTGGTAAAACATCTGTAGCGATCGATACAATCCTTAACCAAAAAGGCCAGGACATGATCTGTATCTACGTTGCAATCGGACAGAAGGAGTCAACTGTACGTAACGCGGTTGAAACTCTCCGTAAGCACGGCGCGTTAGATTACTCTATCGTTGTTACAGCATCTGCTTCCCAGCCAGCTCCATTGCTATACCTTGCTCCTTACGCTGGTGTAACAATGGGTGAAGAATTCATGTACAATGGCAAGCACGTGCTTGTAGTATATGATGATCTTTCAAAACAAGCGGCAGCATACCGTGAACTTTCCTTGCTGCTTCGCCGTCCTCCAGGCCGTGAAGCTTACCCAGGGGATGTATTCTACTTGCACTCACGCTTGCTAGAGCGTGCTGCTAAGTTGAGCGACGCTAAAGGCTCAGGTTCAATCACAGCACTTCCGTTCATTGAAACGCAGGCAGGCGACGTATCTGCTTACATTCCGACGAACGTTATCTCAATCACAGACGGACAGATCTTCTTGCAGTCCGACCTATTCTTCTCTGGCGTACGTCCAGCGATCAACGCAGGTCTTTCTGTATCCCGTGTTGGTGGATCAGCTCAAATCAAAGCGATGAAGAAGGTATCTGGTACACTACGTCTTGACCTTGCTTCATACCGTGAATTGGAAGCATTCGCTCAGTTCGGTTCTGACCTTGACAAAGCAACTCAGGCAAAACTTAACCGCGGTGCCCGTACGGTAGAGGTTCTTAAACAAGATCTTAACAAGCCGCTTGCTGTTGAAAAGCAAGTAGCAATCCTATATGCACTGACTCGCGGATTCCTTGACGATATTCCATTGCAGGATATCCGCCGCTTCGAAGGTGAATTCCTTTCATGGTTAGACCACAACCATACAGAGGTGTTAGATCATATCCGTTCAACGAAGGAACTTCCTTCAGACGACGATATGGCTGCTGCAATCAACGCTTTCAAAAAGACGTTTGCAGTATCTGAGTAA